atgttcccccatctcttcccccagattcatgtcctctccatctctgcccccagattcatgtcccccatctcttcccccagattcatgtcccccatctcttcccccagattcatgtccctccatctctgcccccagatttgtccctccatctctgcccccagatttatgtccctccatctctgcccccagattcatgtccctccatctctgcccccagattcatgtccctccatctctgcccccagattcatgtccctccatctctgcccccagattcatgtccctccatctctgcccccagattcatgtccctccatctctgcccccagattcatgtccctccatctctgcccccagattcatgtccctccatctctgcccccagattcatgtccctccatctctgcccccagattcatgtccctccatctctgcccccagattcatgtccctccatctctgcccccagattcatgtccctccatctctgcccccagattcatgtccctccatctctgcccagtttcatgctgttcttcccccccccccccttcatctgccccagtgtcactggtccccttcattatgttccacctcaatgtttcacacaaaaaaaacactgatacttacccttccaacgctcccccgtcgctctctccgcagtttcactaacagagttgtaggcgcaatgtgacgtcatcacatcacgcctacataTCCACTAGCCGGAGCACAGCGGCtagtgcaggggtcctcaaactttttaaacagtgggccagttcactgtcccttggaccattggagggccgaaatatagtttaaagggattctaccattaaaatcgcattttttctcgataacacaatcaattgaatgggttttaaaggggctctatcagcaaaattttgctgtatgagccccacatatgcgcgaatagcctttaaaaaggctattcaggcaccgctaatcttattttaaaccccccgcccgttttcaaataaaactataaaaacatatatgtaaatcatacatgTTTGCATGCACAGGGACTGTcttgcacgatccgacgtcatctttggtcccgccttcctattttttcttcttccagtgacgtcctcctgtcctggatcttctccgccttcatcttctgttcttctggcgggttgtgttcaaatcccgcgcgtgcgcagtagcgctccctccggagagCTACTGCTCACGCCCCGACGCCATTTTTGTTGCAGTTCTAAttatcccttagaactacgtgaacatgcgcagtacgctcgcgaacgtcttcactccggaggaaaagaagatgaaggtagaGAAGAgccagtacaggaggatgacactggaagaagaaagaagaggaaggcgggaccgaagatgacatcggatcgtgcacgaccgcccagcatacacgctaaggtatgatttacatatatgtttttatagtttttaaaCAGTCGAGGggcttaaaataacattagcggtgcctcaatatcctttttaaaggctattcacgcatatgtggggctcatacagcatcattttgctgatagagcccctttaaaggtgactgccggatttccgtcccctgtccagtttcgctgggactgaagatggaaacgcGACGGAATGCAgacaccagacaccgagcacaagtgtgaacgccctctgaggtgttatttatcctacagtaagatattatactgcccacttcagggggcacagatagggtccGTCCAGGAAGGCAGCAGGTACTAAACCTGACCAGTGAGACCACTGCTGAGCGGCGCAGCAAACTGTAGTACGGTAGTGGCTTTgcttactgtaatttgggctgtgtcaggtcaggtcacgttgctagggtgacctgactgacgaagtgacggaggggcacagttgactatattgggccaggccatggaggcAGCGCGCTTCACtctacctattggagggcaccgctcctgatgtctgtgcgacctgcccTGCCTCCGGTGTCCACTTATGTCCTCCTGCCACATtgcttgtatgcgatgtaaggagaaTACAGGAGGCACCAATCCTTATGTCTGTGTGGCCTAATCTGCCTCCgctatcctccttacatcgcatacatgtGATGtgacaggcggacaccggaggaAGAGCAGGTCGTGCAGACATCAAAAGCAGtgcctcctgtatactccttacatcgcatacaagcgaTGTGGCAGGAGGACATAGGTGGGCACCGGAGGCAgggcaggtcgcacagacatcaggagcggtgccctccaataggtaaagtgaagtgcgctccatggcctggcccgagctccccaggagcttcattataaatgcacgcctgccggcgttgtcggcggggccagacagaagtgcttggcgggccgcagggtctttgattattatactctggggtctgaaaagaaacccagagtgtaataattgttcatgggtgtccacagtggagcataatactgtgtgcaggggccactatggggtataatactgtgtgcaggggccaccatgggggataatagtgtgtgcaggggccactatgggtgataatactgtgtgcaggggccactatggggcataatactgtgttcagtggccactatggggcataatactgtgtttagtggccactatggggcataatagtgcatgcaggaatgggcGGGGGAGTGGTATTGTAAGAAACAGGAGCCTTTATTGGTCACCTGTTCAGCAGCTAACTAGTGAGTGACTAttgctggccaaattcaaagactaagtgctaGCAGCAGTGAAGACTCCACACCACACAAATGTTTGGTATAAGAATGTCTGTCTTAGTCTGAGCAGTGCACACAAAGAGACCTTTTATTACAGAATGTGCAGGGTTTTATATCCACATGCAGGAAGGAAACAACagcaagctctgattggttgctcgaggtatccgcctcctgtgacatcagctccagggcactacctccaggaagtgatgtagcttctTGTCATGTGGTTTatctgatgtcacttcctgtgggaGTGACTTCTTGCCATGTGGATCCTGTGATGTtgtttcctgtgatgtcactttctgtggGTGTGCCAGGTCCTCCCATGCTCTCATGGGAAACCCTGTATAATCTCCCTGTGTCCACATGTTCAGGCCTACACCTGAGCACAGTATAGAGGCCATCTTGCCATGATGTCTGGTACACTGTCAAAAGCCCATAACACACAGTAATGTCTTTGCAGCCTCAATCTTCACAATCCCATGCgtgcattacagtatatacatatagcctagTATACAGCTTCGGCTTAGCTCTGACCCCCATCCACCCCCAGTCACTAAATGTGTAAGGGCTGGGGGTtaattggggggtgggggggggggggtgtgtcacACTCCACAACAGCCTAACTGCTTTTTCCACTTAAAGATGCCCATTGTCTCCAACCAAATGCAGACTGCTCAAGTCAGCTGGGGGAGGAATACTGTCTCCAAAGACAATAGATTACAAGATGCCAGGAGGGACATATGATTTTAGTTTCAACCTCCATCATCttgtcacataatatcatattcagtttgaaACATTATTAATTATACTGCAattagttttaaggataacaatgtttttttgcgatcatatatttacaaccttcacagtATTATGGCTCTCACGgaattacattttaaaatatgGCTCTCTCAGCCAAAAAGGATCCCAACGCCTgctgtaggtcatcagtatctaatctgtgggggtccaacacccagccccTGGCTGCTGGAGTCTGCTGCAGTGGGAGCGTGTGAAggcagctcctattcaagtaattccCTGGAACTACCGCTATACACTGGTTGGGGATGTAGCCTCACTCTTagtacttgaataggaacagcctGCAAGCGCCCCTCAACCACTGCAGCACCCCGTTAGCACAGTACACTTTGGTATAGTCCTCTATGGACCTATAATCAAAGTATTTTCTATGAGGGTAATGAGTATCAGCATCCTGTTTCTACTCGCAGGCTGTATCAGCAAGCACTTGTCATTTTTTTGCAGTCCTTCTCTGCAGACAAACAGGAATCTCAGTGTGCAGCTCTGCAAATTTATAGGCTCATAGATAATATGGACTAGTTTTGTGCATAGCTGTTTCTTTTGCTGTTATACTGACCTTGGCTTgctgtcttctgattttggcattGACTGTGTACTCTCCGAGTGACCTTCACTCATATATTTACCCTTTTGATTCTGCTCTCCTGTTTTGTTCTGCCTAGTGACTATAGCTGTGGATTCTGGTTTGATTTCAGATTGCAGGGCATCTATTTTTCGGGGCATAATTTCCATTAGGGGATCAGAGAATACCGAGCGTGATGGGGGACTGTGGGGGAACGCCATACGGGAGTATGGTTTCACAGTAAAGTAGGGAGTGACTTGAAAATTTTCAGCACTAATGTGCGCCACTCCctactataaaaaaaacaacaaaaaactagCCCCCTCCCCCCACGAAGTGCATTCCGCTATAAAAATTGTACCCTCTCAGCCTGCACACTCGATCATGTACATGAGTCAGTAATTCGACCTTCCGAGGAAGTCTTTATTAGAATTCATTGCCATTTATTTTAATTCTAATCAATACCAAATGATCATATCTTGTGCCCAGTGCTCTACGATTTACCAGCTGGATCTTGAAGGCATAAAATACTTTTTATATACAgctttagagtaagttcacacagggttttttggaccagaatctgaggcagaggccgcctcaggttctggtccaaaatatgggtagctgcgactggatgcatcCAAGGACATCCaatcgtgcactccgctccaaattaggtccaaatgaatgggcctagtcagtagggagtgtcttcaggcagatgttgcgaggcgaatccacctgaaagaatgagcatgtcgcttcttttttacaggagctggaacaaacggctcccgggaaaaaagaactgaccgactccctcaaaattctgaccaaaaaaaacagtgtgaacttactcttaggttTGTAATACTTTGTGTAATATTTTATgtcgtataagaatataactttatgtaacaaatataattttttttcctgttaaaaaaacaaacaaaaaaaaaaccaaccaacCATCCATCAGCACAGCAGCTCTTGCACGTCCCATACAGAGTCTTCTCACACAAATGAACAAACATCTACAGTCCAAGTGCTGCTGAGTGCACTTATGAGAGTCCTTAAACATGTAACATGTAACCTCTGCTGGGTCATCCTCCTCGGTAACACATACATCTGCATCACACATGTCCATGTTTTTTAGTGGCGCCAGTCAGTTGAATATTGGTCCAGGAAAGAGTCCACACCAAAAGCTTTCACCTGCTCCTTGGAGCCAAGGGACTTACACTCACTAGATGGGCGTAAAATTCGCCAATGGACGACAAGTTCTGGTTATTCTTGCTTGCTTGAACTTGTTGGCTTGCTTCATCCTTAGGATCAGGATCAAGTTTACCGCCACTCGAGACCCAAATCCTTTCACTTGACTTTCTTGCTCTGAATACAGTAAATGTTTGAAGTTCTTCAGATATTTTCTTAGAATTTTTTATTCTTCTGGGAAACATTGACAGGACCTTTTCAGCATCGCAGTTTTTTTCAAATTTAACAATTGCAGAGCGATCTCTAACTCCCATGGTGTGATAGAAAAAGACACTTTCTACAGAAAATTCTCTGAAAAATGCTTTTATATCAGGAGCTGTCGCATCTAAAGGTCTAAATAATATAGCTACATAGCCAGGGTTATACGGAGAATCTGAATATTTGGCCGAAATGTGTATGGGACAATCCAGCAGGCGTCTTCCGCACCTCCTCACAGCTTATGCAACATTATTACTGTCCACAAACGTAACTAACGCCTCGCCATGTTCCCCACCAATAATATTAACACCTTCCTTTTCTATCTTTAATCCAGTGAAGAAACATTGAATGTGATCGGAGTCTGCAGTAGGTGGAAGACCTCGTAATCGCACGGTCAGCACCATTCTTTATTCGTAATGTAATCTCTGTCAATAGAGAAAATATAGATATTTTTCAATTGAAGCAGCTTTCCAAAAAAATGAAACATCCTATGTAATCTTTCATATGACGCAAAAATAATCACTGTAAgtcttgggcaactagaatccccaggcaCCGAGgcaaaacagtcctgagtgtactacGTTCTCCTAACTGGAGCGGAACCAGTCCCCGGAGTTCTTCGCCAGAGCtcatgatggtggagttggacttggtaaaatccggGGCCCAGATCTGTAGCTGCCCAGAGAGCGCCGCatacccagcgaaccccaaataaagaggacccagaaaaacccagacactaacctcagtGTATGAAGTTCGGGAGAGCAGGTCAGCACTGAGAAACAGACATACAGGGCAAGCAGGTAATCCAGAGGTCAaagcaggttctctttaatatatgtgcccacTTTCGATGTGATACCTAGCTAAATATTGAGAGGATGTGGCATTCAGTAGAGATCCCCCTTTCCCAGAACCCTCCTGGATGCATCAGGTTAATTGGCaagtttattttatttctaaatcACTTCAGGGTTTACCTTAGCTCACAAGAAGGCTCCCACTTCTCAGTGCTGTGAGTATAACCACAATAAATCACATATGCAGGGGTCGATGTATCACATGGGCAGCCGGTTCGACAGCACAGAGTCCATGAAGGGAATGTGGCCCAATCAGTTGGACAGTAAAGAGGATACACGGGGGATGGGAGGGTCTGTCGGGTCGCCTTGACTCTATACCATTAGAGCAGAGGCCGCTGGGCGGCACAGAGTATTCGCTGGGTGAACCTCCTGAGATTCATCGTGTCAGGTTTGCTCAAAAGTTTAACTCAGATTGAAAACGTCTGAAACAGAACTGcggttatactctgaggtctctttagtaataataataggcccaggggaggtgattaaacataataaacagactTAATCACCTATCCGGGGATCTCATGATGGTCTGCCGACATGTGTTACCTGTTTAATGTTTCAGAGACCAGAAAAAATAGGAAGACtggcaccagagcccaggagaggtgagtaacactgtttattactcacctcccctgggttcagaccccagagtataacaataaaTCATGGATGGAGAGCCCCCAAATTTTAAGTTCTTGTTATAGTGCACAGAAGGGCCACtgtgacattaaactgtatggaaaggctactgtgagacattatactgtatggggggccaaTTTGGGGACATTGTAGGGTGTGGAGGgcctactgtgagacattatggtgtgtggaggagccactaagggacattatgctgtgttccAGGGTCCCGGTATCTGATACCGCAGCCTGTTCAGTCATAGACCGTTCTTCTTTCTCCAGAAGCCcaacaccccatgtgactgctgaggccaattagtggGGACACATCATTTGCACAGGGGCATCTGCAGTTTGTGTCTCCCACTACATGTTTGCTTTCTCCAAGATAGTTGTTGTGTCCTCAACTGTTTAGCTTAATTTAGAATtatcaatttatcctggacaacccctataaatatTGAAGTGATTTTCTGACTCTaaatcaatttttcatactgatgacctatccaaagaataGGCCACCAATATGTTATATGTGGGGGTTCAACAACAGGACCACACACAGACCAGCTGTTTCAGCAGTCTTCAGGTTGCTGCACTGAGCAGGGAACATGTGCAGGCTGTGCCTATACAAGTCACAGGAGCAGAGTTGCAGCTCCCCAGAGCCACTGCTATAATGGATGGGGCTGTAGCTCCATTTTCTTACATAATAGGAGCAAACTGCACACGCTCCCTGCCCACTGCAGCGCACCTTCAACACAGCACACTTTGGCACATCCTTCTATGCACAGAAAATAATTTTTCGGTGACCAATGCTTCTGAGTCTCACCACCCGGTTACTGTGAGCAGGCTGCATTAGAAAGCATGTCAATTTTCTGCAGTCCTTCTCCACAGTCACTTGCAGGATGAGTATAAACCTATTTGAGCTTTattagatttaaagaggaccctgaACAGCCCTACAACTTATTCCTGATAGCGATGGATATGGGTACTGCATCGGTATCTCAGATTCTTTAAATGTATACAACTGTAGTATCCACAATTGTGGTTATGAAGAATATGGTGAGCGAGCAGTACAGTGCCCTGTATGTAAACAATGCTGGAAGCTGCGTGCTTTagaaaatagctgatctgtggggtcctaacagtctaatagATCAGAGATGGTGCAACACCAGAGACCTCTGCTGATTGACAGTTTGAAGGGACTGtggtgaccccttcactatttacatgtcACAGTACCTAATATATAATAGCTGTGCAATGTCAGCAGCacgcccacatagtataatatgctccccacatttAAAATCTCTTCATacactagagcaggggtctcaaacttgcagcccccgcgcagctccctgcatgtccctttaatcagtgttttacttaaactttcctccgatcactctcccactcttataacagcaataaaaagtgatgggtgatccgtggaaagctagtactactgaagtttaaaactcaaggacctgtgtgtgacgtcagacggcacgtgactagggaggcgtgtcttagtgtgtcggacagaagatgaagagatgtagtactgagaggaatgtgagatgcagagtggagtgtgtcagtaacctaggggcagagatggagggggggcatgaaactggggccacagatggaaggggaacatgaaactgggggcagagatgagggggagcatgaaaatgggggcagatggagggaggacatgaaaatgggggcagatggaggggaatatgaaactggggcagatggagggacgacatgaaactggggacagatggaggggggacataaaatggggcaaatgaagggggatatcaaactggggatagatgaaggggggcacttaaactggggacaactggagggggcagtaaaccgtgggagtagctggagggggacctgtctacctctacttgtccccagtttattgtcacagtccagctacccctacggtttaatgtctgcttctagccccccgagtttaatgtacccctctagttgcccccagtttaatgtcccacttcagctgccattaatttattgcccccctccaactacccccactgttttatgtccccctccagctgccccagtttcatgtcccctctagtttcccccagtttaaactggggcaccaggagagggacttaatactgtggggcagttggaagggaacattataatgtggggacatatagtgtacgggtgactgtaggaggattatactgtgtggggggacatgaaaaaaatgaaagaatgggcggagtcaacataaaattgggcggagctaaatttgctgcggcgagcatagcttgtggaaaacctgatgtggCCCAGCCTCTACCTCCAGCAGCCCCcgcgtaaattgagtttgagacccctgcactagagtataagtggaggcccaggggaagtgagtgaAAATGAACcaacacttaaactcaccttgccttacctctcctgggcatcttcacTGCATCCAGGTGTCTCCAGCTTTTTAGGGTTCTCTGGCCTGCAACTGATGTTATGCATACCTGGGTTCACCATTAAGTTTTGCGATTTGTCCTCAGTAGTCATTTCGGGAGTGCAAACATCAAGACGCCCCCTatgaccactgaggaccaattGCAGGCCCCAGCAGTGCCCTCCAGGGTGTGTGATGTCTGCAGCAGAATAGAAGAGACCTAAAGAAAAAGCCAAGAACCATCGGACACCAAGGAGAGGTGATTATAACTGTTGTTATTTTGACTGACTTTCCctgggcaggcttctattggaaaggggtcTGTCGGCAGGTACATGATGCCTGGCCCCTTTCCATGAGTGACGATCTCTGCTGCCTGATGTATAGTGGTTGGAGAATCAGGCTTTCCCCAACCATCTCCAATTGGCCACAGGCCCCCTACCCCTCTTGTTATGTCACTGGCTGTACACCATCGTACCTCAAGATAGTCCAACAGATACACCAttttaaaaagtaatttttcatacaACGCAAATGTTGCTCAAGTATAATGGAGGTATGTCAGCGCCTCTAGGGGCTGTATAGTCAGGTTTGAAACACAAAGACTATATCATGCCCCCCAATACACCTGAATCTTATTTTGCATATTTATAACAACAACATTTTCATACGATCTATTGAACTAAGGCTATGATGCTGCTCAGTATATTGTTTCCTACAAtacactaagggttggttcacatctgtgttggtattccatccaggaaggtccacatggggaccggaataccaaacgcaattgcaagcactgtacagtaaaagcagacggatacccatagactataatggggtccgtgtgctggccgccagatctccacacagaacatgcggacaggaaagtagttcacaatctactttcctgtccacatgatttgtgtggagaccgtgcggaacgcacacagaccccattaaagtctatgggtatccatgtgcttttactgtacagtgcttgcaattgcgtttgggggtccccatgtggactcccccggacggaataccaacgcagatgtgaatgaagggtaaggctAGTTTGATAGcgagtttcctggtgacagactccctttaatacctGTTTCAGGATTATCATAACTGATGAACATTACACTTAATATTATAAAACTATAATCTTTATTTAATTAAACTCAAATGTACAAATAATACAAATCAACAAAAGAAATTATTCTGCTAATTATCCTGCCTTATTAATGAGTAGATATTGATCAGAAtcggggctgtggagtcagagtaggGCCTAGCTTTAGTTACCAACTTCGGCTTCAAAGATTATCAagattattttaattatattatacaactaTTGATCTAATcgtatagtttgttgcatatttactggcAGACAGTCAAtgactagttttttttttagtaaattagaggatctttactgtgtATGGCTGACTGTGGtgatcagccatttatgaaggaatcAAGATGGGGATGGGGAAGGAGTAAGTGGTTTGACCTCCCAACTCCACAGCACTAATTAATACCAAATGATCATATCTGCTCTTGTGCCCAATGCTCTACTAATTACCAGCTGGATGTTGAATGcacaaaatactttttttttatacaacttTTGATTTGTAATACTCTGTAATTCCATCGTATATAACAAAAATTCCATTTTTTTCCATGTTCCAAAACAAATAAGAATCCATCAGCACAGCTGTTGTTGTAAGTCCCATACAGAGTCTTCTCGCACAACTGAACAAACATCTACAGTCCAAGTGCTGCTGAGTGCACTTATGAGAGTCCTTAAACATCACATGTAACCTCTGCTGGGTCATCCTCCTCGGTAACACATACATCTGCACCACACACATCCATGTTTGTAGAGTGGCGCCAGTCAGTTGAATATTGGTCCAGGAAGAAGTCCACACCAAAAGCTTTCACCTGCTCCTTGGAGATGCGTCTCACCAGGATCTCCGTATCTTGGAATTGTTTATGGTTTAGTTGCTCAGCCATGAACGCTTCCCGTTTTGTTGAAAATTTTACAAGGGCTTCCCCGAGACTGTTCCCATAGTCATCATACAACATACAAATATCCTCCTCGGTCACAGAAAATCCATCAAAAAATTTGAGAACGTCCAGTCTATTCACAGACGCTGCAAAGTTCCGTAAATAGAAGTAGCGTATGTCAAGTTCCTCCACTTCCTCCTCGGAAACTTGCCTCTCCTTGGCTCTTCTGTTGCGTTCTAACATTTCGATCACATTATCTTTGGAGACAGGCATCACTCGCACACGCCGACCTAGGAGAACGGATTTGTCCAACATAAGAGCCTGCACGTAATCTTCTTCCGTTATGAACATCACTAAACACTCCGTCCTTCTTTTGCCGCCTTTATCGTACAGAAGTGTGATCTGAGAGTTGTCAACGCGGTTGGACAAAAATTTCCTTATGCGTGATTTAGAAGTCGAGGGACTTACATTCACTATGTGGGCGTAAAACTCGCGAATGGACGAAAAGTCCTTCTTATAGGGAGGCATTTCCGGAAACCACTTGCTGGACGGGTTTACTCGGTTCTTGCTTTCTTCAACTTGCTTGCTTGCTTTATCCTCATGAGCAGGAGCAAGAAAACCACCGATCGATATCCACGTCTTTTCGACCGCCTCTTTTGCACATAATACGGTAAATTTGTTTTGCTCTTTCGATATTTTTTTTAGAGAATTTCTAGGTTTGCTGGAAAACATTGACAGAACCGTTTGGGCGTCGCGAGCATTTCCGAACTTAACAATTGCCGAGCCGCTATTAACGCCTTTGTATTTATAGAAAAAAACACCTTCTAcagaaaatgttttaaaaaatgctTTTATATCATGCGCGGTCGCATCTATGGGTCTAAAGGATATACATACATAGCCAGGGCTAGAATCATGGTTCAATGAAATGTGAATAGGACAATCCAGCAGGTTTCTTCCGGACATCGTCACAGCTTGTGCAACATTATTACTGTCCACAAACGTAACGAACGCCTCGCCATGTTCCCCACCAATAATATTAACACCTTCCTTCTCTATCTTTAATCCAGTAAAGAAACTTTGAATGTGATCGGAGTCTGCAGTAGGTGGAAGACCTCGTAATCGCACGGTCAGCACCATTCTTTATGTAATCTCTGTTAATATAGAAAATGTACATTTCTCAGTTAAACACAGTAGTCATCCAACAAAAAGaaacattcacatggaggaatctgctgctgattgtaAACCTGGATTCCATCTGTCTGAACGGCCTAAAAGTATTGTTtccgtttttttaaaattagtATTATGTAGGTGGTGTCTAGTgaacatttttataatttataGTAGTTGTCATGGGATGGGATACCTCAAATAGCTGTATGTCTGCTTTTATACCACATAGAACAGTGGTTCTGGTTGCATATAAAAGCTCAAACAGATATCGCcgattaaggaggacctttcatcagattgggcacaggcagttccatatactgctggaaagtcggctttcccgatctgtgccccgagtgaagaagtatcggtcccggtaccgtagctcttcacagtcagaagggcattcctgacagtcagtcaggtacgtccttctccacagcagcgcctatcgcgctgtacagtgtgagcgaggaggaacgccccctcccctcctgatagtacttgtctatggacgagtgctgtgagcagagggagaggtgctccccactcacacaatacagtgctgtggagaaggatgttcctgacagactgtcagaaacgcccttctgactgtgaagagctacagtaccgggactgatacttcttcactcggggcacagatcgggaaagccgacagtgcactgaattcagcggcctgtcagctttccagca
This genomic stretch from Leptodactylus fuscus isolate aLepFus1 chromosome 4, aLepFus1.hap2, whole genome shotgun sequence harbors:
- the LOC142201271 gene encoding RNA-binding protein 12B-like, producing MVLTVRLRGLPPTADSDHIQSFFTGLKIEKEGVNIIGGEHGEAFVTFVDSNNVAQAVTMSGRNLLDCPIHISLNHDSSPGYVCISFRPIDATAHDIKAFFKTFSVEGVFFYKYKGVNSGSAIVKFGNARDAQTVLSMFSSKPRNSLKKISKEQNKFTVLCAKEAVEKTWISIGGFLAPAHEDKASKQVEESKNRVNPSSKWFPEMPPYKKDFSSIREFYAHIVNVSPSTSKSRIRKFLSNRVDNSQITLLYDKGGKRRTECLVMFITEEDYVQALMLDKSVLLGRRVRVMPVSKDNVIEMLERNRRAKERQVSEEEVEELDIRYFYLRNFAASVNRLDVLKFFDGFSVTEEDICMLYDDYGNSLGEALVKFSTKREAFMAEQLNHKQFQDTEILVRRISKEQVKAFGVDFFLDQYSTDWRHSTNMDVCGADVCVTEEDDPAEVTCDV